A genome region from Musa acuminata AAA Group cultivar baxijiao chromosome BXJ3-5, Cavendish_Baxijiao_AAA, whole genome shotgun sequence includes the following:
- the LOC135638838 gene encoding patatin-like protein 6, whose translation MGREGGEGVPAADEMMVTMRLVKKKKKKKKKKKKKMGGVVENKEGKGEEEEEEPSIHTDKLSYEMFSVMEDKFLFGCDDHELWVPKAPPLPSPVKSQRGKVCVLCIDGGGGGGMRGILSGKALAYLEQAIRSRSGNTDARISDYFDVAAGTGVGGVFAAMLFATRDGARPIFHADDTWRLLADHGKILFPKDSPYACSSSRSFFRRIFRGGEEGRTAAAATAAMEKVMKEAFGERLTLRDTVKPVLIPCYDLRSSAPLVFSRADALESESFDFRLWEACRATCAEPGRFEPAEIRSVDRATACVGIDGGLAMSNPAAAAITHVLHNKKEFPFVRGVEDIMVLSLGCGASTVPELERLRRWSAKEWARPVARIAADSAADLVDQAVALAFGQCRSSNYVRIQANPSSMGRGGVDVDCDPSPANAKVLLEAAEEMLKQQNVESVLFSGRRIGEQTNMERLDWFAGELELEHRRRSCRVVAPTIAFKQAASTST comes from the exons ATGGGGAGAGAAGGGGGAGAGGGGGTGCCCGCTGCCGACGAGATGATGGTCACAATGCGcctggtgaagaagaagaagaagaagaagaagaagaagaagaagaagatgggcgGTGTCGTCGAGAACAAGGAAGGcaaaggggaggaggaagaggaggagccgAGCATCCACACCGACAAGCTTAGCTACGAGATGTTCTCCGTCATGGAGGACAAGTTCCTCTTTGGCTGCGACGACCACGAGCTCTGGGTCCCAAAGGCGCCTCCTTTGCCTTCCCCCGTCAAGAGCCAGAGGGGCAAGGTCTGCGTGCTCTGCATcgacggtggcggcggcggtgggatGCGCGGCATCCTGTCAGGGAAGGCCCTTGCGTACCTTGAGCAGGCCATCAGGTCCAGGTCCGGCAACACCGACGCTCGGATTTCCGATTACTTCGACGTCGCAGCCGGTACCGGCGTCGGAGGCGTCTTCGCTGCCATGCTCTTCGCTACCCGCGACGGCGCCCGCCCGATCTTCCACGCCGACGATACCTGGCGTTTGCTAGCCGACCATGGCAAAATCCTCTTCCCAAAGGATTCGCCTTATGCCTGCTCGTCCTCCCGTAGCTTCTTCCGCCGCATCTTCCGAGGCGGGGAAGAAGGGAGAACCGCGGCGGCGGCGACAGCAGCGATGGAGAAGGTCATGAAGGAGGCGTTCGGGGAGAGATTGACGCTGCGCGACACGGTGAAACCGGTGCTTATCCCATGCTACGACCTGCGCAGCTCCGCGCCGCTCGTGTTTTCGCGCGCAGACGCATTGGAGAGCGAGAGCTTCGACTTCCGGCTGTGGGAAGCGTGCCGGGCGACGTGTGCGGAGCCGGGCCGGTTCGAGCCAGCGGAGATACGGTCGGTGGACCGCGCCACCGCCTGCGTCGGCATCGACGGCGGTCTAGCGATGAGCAACCCGGCAGCAGCGGCCATCACCCACGTCCTCCACAACAAGAAGGAGTTCCCCTTCGTCCGAGGCGTCGAGGACATCATGGTCCTCTCCCTCGGCTGCGGTGCCTCCACCGTGCCGGAACTGGAGCGGTTGCGGCGGTGGAGCGCCAAGGAGTGGGCCCGGCCAGTCGCCCGGATCGCTGCCGACAGCGCCGCCGACCTGGTGGACCAAGCCGTGGCGCTCGCCTTCGGCCAGTGCAGGAGCTCCAACTACGTGCGCATTCAG GCGAACCCTTCAAGCATGGGGAGAGGTGGTGTGGACGTGGACTGCGATCCGAGCCCTGCAAATGCGAAGGTATTGTTGGAGGCAGCTGAAGAGATGCTGAAGCAGCAGAACGTGGAGTCGGTGCTGTTTAGTGGCAGGAGGATCGGAGAGCAAACCAACATGGAAAGGCTGGATTGGTTTGCAGGGGAGCTCGAGCTGGAGCACCGCCGGCGGAGCTGCAGAGTAGTAGCTCCCACCATCGCATTCAAGCAAGCAGCTTCCACGTCCACCTAG